The Grimontia kaedaensis genome has a window encoding:
- a CDS encoding TolC family protein, which yields MLARKPFLVRLFVALTLLPCIVTADPMTFEQAWQSVLTRNDAIAAERANVQRSEHMRNAASAHHLPSISLSGNYTRLDQDVELKPLQLAHHMNGGDALGQIAGSVPQLGALMGNLDNLLTTTLADRDIYTSSLRAIWPIFTGGRILAAEDIANAQHEEARFLMQMAQQAKFEDLAKVYFATVLAEQVLETRVEVEQGLEKHLDHAKKLEEQGQIARVERLQAEVSYDKAKTERRKAERDLEIAQAALQTLVKSDAPVTTSSALFTQKHAPAMAPFMQKTLADYPGLKVLDAKREQADGLVNLEKGKYYPQVYLYGNYNLYEGDSLTAELAPDWAVGVGVSIPLIDNGGRSDKVKAAHSTARQVQHLRAQAEQDLSLLVEKTWREAGQALEEHQGLASSISLAQENLRLREKAFAQGLSTSLDVVDAELYLAGIKTQQLAASYQYVLSLSRLLAVSGEMNRFPDFQAASLQATQPLQV from the coding sequence ATGCTTGCCAGAAAACCTTTCCTTGTCCGTTTGTTTGTTGCATTAACGCTTTTGCCCTGTATTGTCACTGCAGATCCCATGACCTTTGAACAAGCATGGCAATCGGTCCTTACCCGAAATGATGCGATAGCCGCAGAGCGTGCTAATGTTCAGCGTTCCGAGCACATGCGAAACGCAGCATCAGCGCACCATCTTCCTTCGATTTCACTCAGCGGTAACTACACTCGGTTGGATCAAGATGTCGAACTCAAACCCTTACAGCTAGCCCACCATATGAATGGCGGGGACGCATTAGGCCAAATCGCAGGTTCTGTCCCTCAATTAGGTGCCTTAATGGGTAACCTCGATAACCTGCTGACTACCACCTTGGCCGACCGCGATATCTACACAAGCTCTCTCCGTGCTATCTGGCCGATCTTTACCGGCGGGCGCATTCTTGCTGCGGAAGACATTGCCAATGCCCAGCACGAAGAAGCAAGGTTCCTGATGCAAATGGCCCAACAGGCGAAGTTTGAAGATTTGGCGAAGGTCTATTTTGCGACCGTGCTGGCAGAACAGGTGTTGGAGACTCGCGTAGAGGTGGAACAAGGGCTGGAAAAACACCTCGACCACGCGAAAAAGCTGGAAGAACAAGGGCAAATTGCACGCGTTGAACGCTTGCAAGCAGAAGTCTCTTACGACAAAGCCAAGACTGAACGCCGTAAAGCCGAACGCGACCTAGAAATCGCCCAAGCTGCTTTGCAAACACTGGTGAAAAGCGATGCACCGGTGACGACATCCAGTGCCCTATTTACTCAGAAACACGCCCCTGCGATGGCGCCATTCATGCAAAAAACACTGGCGGATTATCCCGGTCTAAAAGTGTTGGACGCCAAGCGTGAACAAGCTGACGGCTTGGTTAACCTCGAGAAAGGCAAGTACTACCCGCAGGTTTATCTTTACGGTAACTACAACCTCTATGAAGGTGATTCCTTGACCGCTGAATTGGCACCTGACTGGGCAGTTGGCGTGGGCGTGAGCATTCCCCTTATCGACAACGGTGGCCGTTCAGACAAAGTCAAAGCCGCTCACAGCACCGCACGTCAGGTTCAGCACCTTCGCGCCCAAGCGGAGCAAGACCTTTCACTGCTGGTAGAGAAAACATGGCGAGAAGCAGGACAAGCACTGGAAGAGCACCAAGGTTTGGCTTCAAGCATTTCCCTTGCACAAGAAAACCTTCGCTTGCGTGAAAAAGCCTTCGCGCAGGGGCTTTCTACTTCACTCGATGTCGTCGATGCTGAGCTTTATCTCGCTGGCATCAAAACCCAGCAGCTTGCAGCGTCATACCAATACGTGCTGTCGCTTTCCCGCTTACTCGCTGTTAGCGGCGAGATGAACCGTTTCCCAGATTTTCAGGCGGCATCACTCCAAGCAACCCAACCATTACAGGTATAA
- a CDS encoding HlyD family secretion protein, whose translation MSKLKSIALALPAAAVIGWIGYSFYQAYQPVPERFQGQIEAQQYSISSKVAGRIDDVLVRKGEAVNKGDLIFTLFSPELDAKLEQARAGQQAADAMAEQAESGAREQEISAARDQWQKARAAAQLADKTYKRVDALYKEGVAAEQKRDEAYTQWQAAKYTENAALQMYELAKAGARSETKRAAQEKVRMAAGAVAEVEAYAKDTKIRSWYQGEVSQILLHPGELAPQGFPVVTVIDMKDAWAVFNIREDKLRQFAKGAQFEANIPSLGEQAYEFEVTHVAPLGDFATWRATNSQNGYDMRTFEVEARPLTPIEGLRAGMSILVSEQTQG comes from the coding sequence ATGAGCAAATTGAAGTCTATCGCGCTGGCATTGCCTGCTGCTGCCGTTATTGGTTGGATTGGTTACAGCTTCTACCAAGCGTATCAGCCCGTGCCTGAGCGTTTTCAAGGTCAGATTGAAGCCCAGCAATACAGCATTTCCTCGAAAGTCGCCGGCCGTATTGATGATGTTTTGGTGCGTAAAGGCGAAGCCGTGAATAAGGGCGATTTGATTTTCACACTTTTTAGCCCAGAGCTTGATGCCAAGCTGGAGCAAGCGAGAGCCGGACAACAAGCAGCAGACGCCATGGCAGAACAAGCTGAAAGCGGCGCTCGTGAGCAGGAAATCAGTGCTGCGCGCGACCAATGGCAAAAGGCCCGTGCTGCGGCACAACTGGCAGACAAAACCTACAAGCGTGTCGATGCGCTCTACAAAGAAGGTGTCGCCGCCGAACAAAAACGCGACGAGGCTTACACCCAGTGGCAAGCGGCGAAATACACAGAAAATGCTGCGCTCCAAATGTATGAACTGGCGAAAGCCGGTGCGCGCTCTGAAACCAAACGGGCAGCGCAGGAAAAAGTTCGCATGGCAGCTGGTGCGGTGGCAGAAGTGGAAGCCTATGCCAAAGACACCAAGATTCGTAGCTGGTATCAAGGAGAAGTCAGCCAAATCCTGCTTCACCCTGGCGAGCTGGCACCGCAAGGTTTCCCTGTTGTCACTGTCATCGACATGAAAGATGCCTGGGCAGTCTTCAATATTCGCGAAGACAAACTACGCCAATTTGCCAAAGGCGCTCAGTTTGAGGCGAACATTCCCTCTCTGGGGGAACAGGCTTATGAGTTTGAAGTCACCCATGTTGCCCCTTTGGGGGATTTCGCGACCTGGCGTGCCACCAATAGCCAGAACGGCTATGACATGCGTACCTTTGAGGTGGAAGCCCGTCCTTTAACACCTATTGAAGGTCTGCGCGCAGGCATGAGTATTCTGGTTTCCGAGCAGACTCAGGGTTGA
- a CDS encoding ABC transporter permease, giving the protein MEKPSFASRLIEEWRLTSSDKWLTALLGWLPMALFLLVWAIFSSGTGRDLPIGVVDLDHSAMSRSLTRYYDASPTLETRSFASVQEATASLNSAETYSTVIIPSDFEKATLRGESPEVTAFYNSQYILIGKLVNVAITQSQSTFAAMVETKGKMLHGTTVSSQAAGQSVPVRFQLVPLFNNGTNYAQFLVSAIIPALWQIVIVASGMLSMALTDKRIGLENHFKQGLLSALIAKVIGLLIPLWLMGVVFATAMHFGLGWPMNGSWTLLFASQGLMVSAGLAVGSLLYLGTRDATRAMSLVAGFTAPAFAFMGVSFPASDMPFLAQCWRVMLPVSHYITVQIGQFNYGATMIQMQPILLALAAFSLIWLLVAAKLKRLCRSATLIQEASI; this is encoded by the coding sequence ATGGAGAAACCTTCGTTTGCATCACGGCTGATAGAAGAGTGGCGATTAACTTCATCAGATAAGTGGCTAACTGCGCTGCTGGGCTGGCTACCAATGGCGTTGTTTCTGTTGGTGTGGGCGATTTTCTCATCAGGCACCGGTCGCGATTTGCCGATCGGCGTCGTTGATCTTGACCATAGTGCCATGTCGCGGAGCCTCACCCGTTACTACGACGCCAGTCCTACGTTGGAAACTCGCAGTTTCGCCAGCGTTCAAGAAGCTACCGCTTCACTGAACAGTGCCGAGACTTACTCTACCGTCATCATTCCCTCGGACTTTGAGAAAGCCACTCTTCGCGGCGAAAGCCCAGAAGTGACGGCCTTCTACAACAGCCAATATATTCTGATTGGTAAGCTGGTGAATGTGGCGATTACCCAAAGCCAAAGCACCTTTGCAGCCATGGTCGAAACCAAAGGGAAAATGCTGCATGGCACAACGGTTTCCTCACAAGCAGCAGGACAGTCTGTACCTGTCCGTTTTCAGCTAGTGCCGTTGTTTAATAATGGCACTAACTACGCGCAGTTTCTGGTCTCAGCGATTATTCCTGCGCTTTGGCAAATCGTAATTGTCGCGAGCGGCATGCTTTCCATGGCACTGACTGATAAACGCATAGGGCTGGAAAATCACTTCAAGCAAGGTTTGTTGTCGGCGCTAATCGCCAAAGTAATAGGCTTGCTTATTCCGCTCTGGCTGATGGGCGTTGTCTTCGCCACCGCCATGCACTTTGGGTTGGGCTGGCCGATGAACGGAAGCTGGACGTTACTTTTCGCCTCACAAGGCTTGATGGTGTCAGCAGGTCTCGCGGTAGGTTCCTTGCTGTATTTAGGTACACGCGATGCAACCCGTGCGATGAGTTTGGTCGCAGGTTTTACCGCGCCGGCCTTTGCGTTTATGGGAGTGAGCTTTCCAGCCAGTGACATGCCGTTTCTGGCGCAGTGTTGGCGCGTAATGTTACCAGTGAGTCATTACATCACCGTGCAAATTGGCCAGTTCAACTATGGCGCGACGATGATACAAATGCAGCCCATACTTCTCGCATTGGCAGCTTTCAGCCTGATTTGGCTACTTGTCGCCGCTAAACTCAAACGGCTCTGCCGCTCAGCGACGCTAATTCAGGAGGCTAGCATATGA
- a CDS encoding ABC transporter permease, which translates to MSWTALFKQELKVLFTNPAVVFTVFGGIIIYSLLYPLPYENQLPRELHVAVVDHDNSQESRTFVRMLDATPQLSIAMRLGTETETSAQIASGDIEGVVVVPQHFYRDLLMGKSPVISVGADASFFLTYGTIAEGVINAGNTLGASVKTTRAMMQDIPMEAATKQITPFSLNLVPVYNPITGYGNYVVPGVFILILQQTLLIASGMLASINPHNGARNLIVRTSILTAIYSVMAMYYLGASLEINGVNRLAEPVNLIIIMMPFLLATIGLGTVIGKCLSRPEIITLTVLLSSMPLLFTSGFVWPSSELPVWLNSLAQIVPSTPAIQATIQLNQMGATIQSQLGHLSQLWILTVVFGAIALLAKTRRTANQPQ; encoded by the coding sequence ATGAGTTGGACTGCGTTGTTTAAGCAAGAACTGAAGGTACTGTTTACCAATCCGGCAGTGGTTTTCACTGTGTTTGGCGGCATCATTATCTATTCGCTGCTTTACCCATTGCCGTATGAAAACCAACTCCCGCGCGAACTTCATGTTGCGGTTGTCGACCACGATAACAGTCAGGAAAGCCGCACGTTCGTTAGAATGTTGGACGCCACCCCACAGCTTTCTATCGCGATGAGATTAGGCACAGAGACGGAAACCAGCGCTCAAATTGCCAGTGGTGATATCGAAGGTGTCGTTGTGGTTCCACAGCACTTCTATCGCGACCTGTTGATGGGTAAAAGCCCGGTCATTTCAGTAGGAGCAGACGCTTCATTTTTCCTGACTTACGGAACTATCGCAGAGGGTGTCATCAATGCGGGCAACACACTTGGCGCGTCAGTAAAAACGACGCGCGCCATGATGCAAGATATTCCAATGGAAGCAGCAACCAAGCAGATAACACCGTTCTCACTAAATTTGGTGCCGGTTTATAACCCAATAACGGGTTACGGAAATTATGTGGTTCCCGGCGTGTTTATCCTGATCTTGCAGCAAACTTTGCTGATCGCTTCCGGCATGCTGGCCAGCATCAACCCACATAACGGGGCGAGAAATCTGATCGTGCGAACCAGCATTCTTACTGCGATTTACAGTGTAATGGCAATGTACTATCTGGGCGCTAGCCTTGAGATTAATGGGGTTAACCGTTTGGCAGAGCCTGTAAATCTCATCATCATTATGATGCCTTTTTTGCTGGCGACGATTGGCCTAGGTACGGTGATTGGAAAATGTCTTTCAAGGCCGGAAATCATAACCTTAACGGTGTTGTTAAGTTCGATGCCTCTGCTGTTTACATCGGGATTTGTCTGGCCAAGCAGCGAACTGCCAGTGTGGTTGAACTCTTTGGCGCAAATCGTACCTTCCACACCCGCCATTCAAGCGACTATTCAGCTCAATCAAATGGGCGCGACTATTCAGAGCCAGCTAGGTCACCTTTCTCAACTATGGATACTAACTGTAGTTTTCGGCGCTATCGCCTTGCTGGCAAAAACTAGGCGTACAGCAAACCAACCCCAATAA
- a CDS encoding SDR family NAD(P)-dependent oxidoreductase, whose protein sequence is MIKTILITGATDGIGLETSKLLASQGHNILLHGRNAAKLENATVQVQGVEGVGNVETYLADLSNLKDVEKFADEVVANHTSLDVLINNAGIFRTSSPITEDGFDVRFVVNTVAPYLLTKRLLPLLGGQGRVVNLSSAAQAPVNIAALKGEVRVGDEFSAYAQSKLAITMWTQKLARDLGIDGPMLVAVNPGSMLGSKMVTEGFGVSGGDIGIGADILARASLSDEFADASGKYYDNDSHRFAAPHSEAANGAKVDAVVEAIESLI, encoded by the coding sequence ATGATAAAAACGATTTTAATTACAGGCGCGACAGACGGTATTGGGCTGGAGACCTCTAAACTACTGGCTTCTCAAGGTCACAATATCTTGTTGCATGGGCGTAACGCCGCCAAGCTGGAAAATGCGACAGTCCAAGTTCAGGGGGTTGAAGGTGTCGGTAATGTGGAAACCTACTTGGCAGATTTGTCGAATCTGAAGGATGTGGAAAAATTTGCAGATGAAGTGGTTGCAAACCATACGTCGTTGGATGTGCTGATTAATAACGCCGGTATTTTCCGAACTTCTTCGCCAATCACCGAAGATGGATTCGATGTGCGATTCGTTGTAAATACAGTCGCGCCTTACCTGCTCACTAAGCGCTTGCTGCCGTTGCTTGGGGGACAAGGGCGTGTTGTTAATCTGTCTTCAGCTGCGCAAGCACCGGTCAACATTGCTGCGCTGAAGGGCGAAGTGAGAGTGGGCGATGAGTTTTCAGCTTACGCGCAGAGCAAGCTTGCTATCACCATGTGGACGCAAAAACTGGCACGAGATCTGGGTATTGATGGTCCGATGCTGGTGGCTGTTAATCCGGGTTCAATGCTAGGCAGCAAAATGGTCACGGAAGGGTTTGGTGTGTCAGGCGGTGATATTGGTATTGGCGCTGATATTCTTGCTCGAGCCTCGCTGAGCGACGAATTCGCTGACGCTTCCGGTAAGTACTATGACAATGATTCGCATCGCTTTGCTGCTCCGCACTCTGAAGCTGCGAATGGAGCTAAAGTGGATGCGGTTGTCGAAGCGATTGAGTCGTTAATTTAA
- a CDS encoding LysR family transcriptional regulator encodes MNIEHLKLFVRIASTNNISAAGAELGLSPAVSSTHINKLEESMGVRLVHRTTRKVSLTEEGIAFLPHAEDVLDSVEAACASVGAGTTSPRGTLRITAPASFGRMHLIPGLKGFLEEYPDLSLDLRLSDSIVDLVEGGFDIAIRNAELKDSSLIARKLAPDNRMLCASPSYIAKNGKPETLDELSSHTFVQLPSLEQLSFRTLKGIESIKVKSLLKTDNGEAVRDACINGIGISVCSNWAVHEQLERGELVRILENYQLESDTAIWAVYPSSRQLAPKVRAFIDHFVQRFANLHCWGESGRS; translated from the coding sequence ATGAATATTGAACACCTCAAACTCTTTGTCCGGATAGCCTCGACAAACAACATCAGTGCCGCTGGTGCCGAGCTTGGGCTCTCACCTGCTGTATCCAGTACGCACATTAATAAGCTCGAAGAATCCATGGGCGTAAGATTGGTGCATCGCACCACACGAAAAGTCTCGCTGACCGAAGAAGGCATTGCCTTCTTACCTCATGCCGAAGATGTGTTGGACAGCGTTGAAGCGGCATGTGCATCGGTGGGTGCAGGTACTACCTCGCCACGTGGAACACTTCGAATAACCGCCCCTGCTTCTTTTGGACGAATGCACCTTATTCCTGGGCTAAAAGGCTTTTTGGAAGAATACCCCGATCTTTCGCTCGACCTGCGTTTGTCTGATTCCATTGTCGACCTGGTTGAAGGCGGCTTCGACATCGCGATTCGAAATGCAGAGCTCAAAGATTCCAGTCTCATCGCGCGCAAGCTTGCACCGGATAACCGAATGCTCTGTGCTTCCCCCTCCTATATCGCCAAGAACGGCAAACCAGAAACACTGGATGAACTAAGCAGCCATACCTTCGTACAGCTGCCATCTTTGGAACAGTTGTCTTTCCGAACGCTCAAAGGCATTGAAAGCATCAAAGTGAAGAGTTTATTGAAAACAGACAACGGTGAAGCTGTTAGGGACGCTTGTATAAATGGGATTGGCATTTCTGTTTGTTCAAACTGGGCAGTGCACGAGCAATTGGAACGTGGTGAACTCGTTAGAATTCTAGAGAACTACCAGCTGGAATCAGACACTGCAATTTGGGCTGTCTACCCAAGTTCAAGACAACTAGCCCCTAAGGTGCGCGCATTCATTGATCACTTCGTACAACGTTTTGCAAATCTGCATTGCTGGGGAGAAAGTGGCCGCTCATAA
- a CDS encoding LruC domain-containing protein, whose protein sequence is MTRRAITIALALMSPAALAAPFDTCPSKAYLFQANPVQVYGVNLVTGANTLLQSDTGLDANINGVGFNFEDRYIYGYDTTNKQIVRLGQDFQAEVLNVSGVPTDHTFYVGDVYDHTYYLYRQNKGLFKIDLSPLDSDPNATLQMERITDSASVRLTDFAFHPGNGGLYGIDNQNGNLYLFDTTDGSTSLVGNAGITGTFGAGYFDVNGYFYVSRNSDGEIFRIDLSDYGADGDVTADEFAPGPNSNQNDGARCANAPVIDEDSTIDFGDAPDSYKTLLATNGPRHQTGTAFYLGSVAPDSEGDGLLSPLDDNKAGLADEDGVGFVTALEAGQSAIVSVQASTQGYLSAWIDWNADGDFEDSGEKVISDSLLSAGSNALALSVPVDAAIGSTYSRFRFAEQSGLDYFGGATSGEVEDHPVTVIKSGTTLVHYPSEQGYATIAYEDNWPKEGDYDMNDVVMRFRMTETLDEDNHATRILITGYLAAYGAGYHNGFAIRLPGLNQSDIDSAATTLKHNGVAQENNGLETDSTEAIFIIDEDLKTKIPSSECNFYRTAQYCQEALSFEFEIDIYTNEGANTYGLGDMPYDPFIFSTPGSYVRDGIWYNPGRGLEIHLPDQAPTEQFDTFLYGWQDDDSVPAENRYYKTSTHLPWVLLITDEWKWPREHIDLIQAYPLFAGYTESEGVSNTTWHAEENAAENKIYEPEE, encoded by the coding sequence ATGACTCGCCGTGCAATCACGATCGCGCTCGCGCTGATGTCCCCCGCTGCTCTTGCAGCGCCGTTCGACACGTGTCCGAGCAAAGCCTATTTGTTCCAAGCTAACCCAGTGCAAGTATACGGCGTCAACTTGGTTACCGGCGCCAACACTCTTTTACAATCAGACACAGGACTAGATGCCAACATAAACGGCGTAGGTTTCAACTTCGAAGATCGGTATATCTATGGATACGACACAACCAACAAGCAAATTGTCCGTTTAGGGCAGGACTTCCAAGCGGAAGTCTTAAACGTTTCTGGTGTCCCCACTGACCACACTTTCTATGTAGGTGACGTATATGACCATACCTACTATCTGTACCGCCAAAACAAAGGCCTTTTCAAAATTGATTTGAGCCCATTAGACAGTGATCCAAATGCCACTTTGCAGATGGAGAGAATCACAGACTCCGCATCAGTCAGATTGACCGATTTCGCTTTCCATCCCGGTAATGGCGGGCTTTACGGCATCGACAACCAAAACGGCAACCTCTATTTGTTTGATACCACAGATGGCAGCACCTCCCTGGTTGGTAATGCAGGTATAACCGGGACATTCGGCGCTGGCTATTTCGATGTCAACGGCTATTTCTACGTTTCACGTAACAGTGATGGTGAGATCTTCCGCATCGATTTGTCTGATTACGGCGCAGATGGCGACGTCACCGCAGATGAGTTCGCACCCGGTCCCAATTCAAATCAAAACGACGGTGCCCGCTGTGCAAATGCACCAGTCATTGATGAAGATTCCACTATCGACTTTGGTGATGCACCGGACAGCTATAAAACGCTTCTTGCTACCAATGGTCCGCGCCACCAAACCGGAACGGCCTTCTATCTTGGTTCAGTAGCACCGGATAGCGAGGGTGACGGCCTACTATCCCCACTTGATGACAACAAAGCGGGGCTCGCCGATGAAGATGGCGTTGGCTTTGTAACAGCTTTGGAAGCAGGCCAGAGCGCCATTGTTTCTGTTCAGGCATCTACGCAAGGTTACCTATCAGCATGGATCGACTGGAACGCCGACGGTGACTTCGAAGACTCAGGTGAGAAAGTGATAAGCGATAGCCTGCTATCTGCTGGTTCCAATGCGCTTGCGCTATCAGTGCCGGTAGATGCAGCAATCGGTTCCACCTACAGTCGATTCCGTTTTGCTGAACAATCTGGCCTAGACTATTTTGGTGGTGCCACCAGTGGTGAGGTGGAAGACCACCCTGTCACGGTAATAAAGTCAGGTACAACACTTGTTCATTACCCAAGTGAACAAGGCTACGCCACTATCGCTTACGAGGATAACTGGCCAAAAGAAGGCGATTACGACATGAACGATGTGGTGATGCGCTTCCGGATGACGGAAACACTCGATGAGGACAACCATGCAACACGTATACTCATTACGGGCTACCTCGCAGCTTATGGTGCGGGCTACCACAATGGTTTTGCCATCCGTCTACCGGGCTTGAATCAATCTGATATCGACAGCGCTGCGACTACGCTCAAACATAATGGAGTGGCGCAAGAAAACAATGGGTTGGAAACAGATTCCACGGAAGCCATTTTCATCATTGATGAAGATTTGAAAACAAAAATACCTTCCAGCGAATGTAATTTCTATCGCACCGCCCAATACTGTCAGGAAGCCCTGTCATTTGAGTTCGAGATTGATATCTACACCAACGAGGGCGCCAACACCTACGGTTTAGGAGATATGCCTTACGACCCATTTATCTTCTCGACCCCAGGGAGTTATGTACGTGATGGTATCTGGTACAACCCAGGCCGTGGTCTAGAAATTCACTTGCCTGACCAAGCGCCCACTGAGCAGTTCGACACCTTCCTTTACGGTTGGCAAGACGATGACAGTGTGCCAGCAGAAAATCGCTACTACAAAACAAGCACGCATCTTCCTTGGGTATTGCTTATCACGGACGAGTGGAAATGGCCTCGCGAACACATTGACCTTATTCAAGCTTACCCACTGTTTGCGGGCTACACGGAAAGCGAAGGTGTCTCGAATACCACCTGGCATGCAGAAGAAAATGCAGCCGAAAACAAAATCTACGAGCCAGAGGAGTAA
- a CDS encoding LacI family DNA-binding transcriptional regulator — MTKETQSARKRLQKRPSDAPTAEDVAIAAGVSTATVSRYLANPTSVSEKRGSLIRSAIESLGYIPHGAAQALASQRSRTIGVIVPTLDNAIFAEGIQAFQRRLQEKGYTLFIASSDYSTEEELAQAERLITRGVEGLMLVGAEHQPQLFDILHKKQLPYLYTWSFKPELPHPCIGFDNYRASARATQFLIDLGHKDFAAIPGITKLNDRPKDRIAGCIETLRKSGIALTSDRIIECRYDLAESRQALRKLMELTPRPTAIVCGNDIIAMGALLEAQSLGLRIPEDISIVGFDDVAMASHIQPALTTMQVPSREMGEKAADYLLAKLAGEPVNDTLELEAKLVVRETTAAIKTGG; from the coding sequence ATGACAAAAGAGACTCAATCAGCGCGTAAGCGCTTACAAAAAAGGCCGTCAGATGCACCAACGGCGGAAGATGTTGCGATTGCGGCAGGGGTATCGACGGCGACAGTATCCCGCTATTTAGCGAATCCAACGTCAGTGAGTGAGAAACGGGGATCCTTGATTCGTTCGGCAATTGAATCACTTGGTTACATCCCCCATGGAGCGGCTCAAGCGCTGGCCTCACAACGTTCGCGAACCATAGGTGTTATCGTTCCTACATTAGACAACGCGATTTTTGCAGAAGGTATTCAGGCGTTCCAAAGAAGGTTGCAGGAAAAGGGTTACACCCTGTTTATCGCTAGCTCGGACTACTCAACAGAGGAGGAGTTGGCACAGGCTGAACGATTGATCACCCGTGGCGTTGAAGGATTGATGCTGGTTGGCGCCGAACACCAACCTCAGCTTTTCGATATTCTTCATAAAAAACAGCTTCCATACCTTTATACATGGTCTTTCAAGCCTGAGTTACCTCATCCTTGTATAGGATTTGACAACTACCGCGCATCAGCAAGGGCGACGCAGTTTCTTATTGATCTGGGGCATAAGGATTTTGCGGCCATTCCAGGTATTACGAAGCTGAATGATAGACCCAAAGATCGTATCGCGGGATGCATAGAGACACTAAGAAAGTCTGGAATAGCGCTGACTTCAGACAGGATCATTGAATGTCGTTATGATTTAGCGGAAAGCCGTCAGGCGCTCAGAAAGCTGATGGAGTTAACGCCAAGACCCACAGCCATCGTTTGTGGTAACGACATTATTGCCATGGGGGCGTTACTTGAGGCGCAGTCGCTTGGCCTGCGGATTCCGGAAGATATCTCCATTGTTGGTTTTGATGATGTGGCCATGGCTTCTCATATCCAACCTGCCCTGACGACCATGCAAGTTCCGTCGCGGGAAATGGGTGAGAAAGCCGCAGACTATTTGCTGGCCAAACTCGCGGGTGAGCCGGTCAATGACACACTTGAACTAGAAGCCAAACTTGTGGTTCGGGAAACCACAGCAGCAATAAAAACAGGCGGGTAA
- a CDS encoding TRAP transporter substrate-binding protein yields MSVHHKDDSPQSAERRRFLEIAKKAGFTAAVVAGASGALLTSTTAHAAANEEKERQKRAKYTMTIATAYIIGASRSYPIMQLDFKENIQNMTNGEVYVKLAPGGQLGAGGALAQKVQAGTIQAAQHSLSNFAPFAPAVDLINIPYWCGENQKFINLVTSDAWKSEIHPKVEAKGFKPLWYVVIDPRVVALRNGLEGPIKTPDQMEGIKFRVPGSKILQQFYRLLGANPTPVAWGETPSAIKQGVADALDPSVEALNVFGFKDVLSWVTFNRSVPDSQVFSCNLEWFNSLPGHIQEGIEFASEVTSLQNLAKVPAARAYAMAELSRAGVQFYAPNADEMKLWADKAGHQLPAWDSFKNELAGSKAAFDKLLAAANENKGPFVHDV; encoded by the coding sequence ATGTCTGTTCACCATAAGGATGACTCCCCACAAAGTGCAGAGCGTCGCCGTTTCCTGGAAATTGCAAAAAAAGCAGGTTTTACGGCAGCTGTCGTCGCAGGTGCCTCGGGGGCCTTGTTGACCTCAACCACCGCACACGCTGCGGCTAATGAAGAAAAAGAACGACAAAAGCGAGCTAAATACACCATGACGATTGCTACGGCATACATCATTGGTGCATCCCGCAGCTACCCTATCATGCAGCTGGATTTCAAAGAAAACATCCAGAACATGACCAACGGTGAAGTATACGTAAAACTGGCACCGGGTGGTCAACTAGGTGCTGGCGGCGCATTAGCGCAAAAAGTACAGGCAGGTACCATTCAGGCCGCACAACACTCTCTCTCTAACTTTGCACCGTTTGCACCTGCTGTCGACCTCATCAACATCCCATACTGGTGTGGTGAGAACCAGAAGTTCATCAACCTGGTAACGTCTGACGCATGGAAGAGCGAAATCCACCCGAAAGTAGAAGCGAAAGGCTTCAAACCGCTGTGGTACGTGGTTATCGACCCACGCGTTGTCGCTCTTCGTAACGGTCTTGAAGGCCCAATCAAAACACCGGATCAAATGGAAGGTATCAAATTCCGTGTACCGGGTTCGAAAATCCTTCAGCAGTTCTACCGTCTGTTGGGCGCAAACCCAACGCCAGTTGCCTGGGGCGAAACGCCTTCGGCGATCAAACAAGGCGTGGCTGATGCTCTTGACCCTTCGGTAGAAGCGCTGAATGTCTTCGGCTTCAAAGATGTGCTTTCTTGGGTCACCTTCAACCGCTCAGTGCCAGACTCACAAGTCTTCTCTTGTAACTTAGAGTGGTTTAACAGCCTGCCAGGTCACATTCAGGAAGGTATTGAATTCGCCAGTGAAGTGACCTCGTTGCAAAACCTCGCGAAAGTTCCTGCTGCGCGTGCCTATGCCATGGCTGAACTGAGCCGCGCTGGGGTTCAATTCTATGCACCGAATGCTGACGAGATGAAGCTTTGGGCTGACAAAGCAGGCCATCAGCTACCCGCTTGGGATTCGTTCAAAAACGAACTTGCTGGCTCCAAAGCTGCATTTGACAAACTGCTTGCAGCGGCGAACGAAAACAAAGGTCCATTCGTTCACGACGTTTAA